A window of the Clupea harengus chromosome 8, Ch_v2.0.2, whole genome shotgun sequence genome harbors these coding sequences:
- the LOC105893172 gene encoding cGMP-dependent 3',5'-cyclic phosphodiesterase, translating into MVLVQFLIELFRFLGGRQRIPRVEDRATSPDNFQDALLLLASVADCASLRDAAQTALSVVLSGPVTVYTYLLEDGSLKCENPEHELQSEGEIKEAVAQQRRAVCNGIPPAELHKDQRPSLAQPLLGHQKVVIAPVMDQGDVIAVLLISCGETSDEKDKDLDLLEKHITAACKRVLNLKANRSLMSPLINTSENHSPAPLHSAGNGDLAQKVLQLCGSLYDLNADTVQHKIIKYLEKETKSVCCFLLVSEDSNQLLCQVIGDKVLQEISLPLVIGPLGKAVEEKRSLTQQDLTTNMV; encoded by the exons ATGGTGCTGGTGCAGTTTCTCATTGAGCTCTTTCGCTTTCTTGGAGGACGGCAACGCATTCCACGAGTGGAGGACAGAGCAACCTCACCTGACAACTTTCAG GATGCTCTGCTGTTGTTAGCCTCAGTGGCAGACTGTGCCTCTCTGAGAGATGCTGCTCAGACTGccctcagtgttgtgttgtctggACCA GTCACTGTCTATACATATCTTCTGGAAGATGGATCCCTGAAGTGTGAAAACCCTGAGCATGAGCTGCAGAGTGAGGGGGAAATTAA AGAAGCTGTTGCTCAGCAGAGAAGAGCAGTATGCAATGGCATTCCTCCAGCAGAGCTGCATAAGGACCAGAGACCAAGCCTGGCCCAGCCACTGCTTGGACACCagaaag TTGTCATAGCTCCTGTTATGGACCAAGGAGATGTCATTGCTGTCCTTTTG aTCAGCTGTGGAGAGACCAGTGATGAGAAGGACAAAGATTTAGACTTGCTAGAGAAGCAT ATCACAGCAGCTTGTAAAAGAGTGCTCAATCTGAAGGCCAACAGGTCGTTAATGAGCCCACTGATCAATACATCTGAGAATCATTCACCAGCTCCACTGCATAGTGCAGGAAATGGAGACCTGGCTCAGAAAGTCCTCCAGCTGTGTG gAAGTCTCTATGATTTGAATGCTGATACTGTCCAGCACAAAATCATTAAATAT CTGGAAAAAGAGACCAAGTCTGTGTGTTGCTTTCTGCTGGTTTCAGAAGACAGTAACCAGCTGCTCTGCCAG GTGATTGGTGATAAAGTTTTGCAGGAGATCAGCCTTCCT CTGGTCATAGGCCCTTTGGGGAAGGCAGTGGAGGAGAAAAGGTCTCTCACACAACAAGACCTCACCACA AATATGGTCTAA
- the acsl4b gene encoding long-chain-fatty-acid--CoA ligase 4b, whose amino-acid sequence MAKSMKAKSISGHPEGPYRAVEALDSLAHIAFEGKDTLDKLFDHTVQRFGKAPCLGTRDILSEETETQTNGKIFKKLVLGEYHWMSYEEVNQTARFFGSGLAAIGQQPKRTIAIFCETRAEWMIAAQACFKHNFPLVTLYATLGEDAVAYGLNECGATHLITSVELMETKLKSILSSVPALTHVIYVDSKDVSTAGYPESLVIQSMQSVTDLGAIPENLNMAVEPPLPSDLAMVMYTSGSTGSPKGVMIVHSNLIAGMAGQCQRIPGLGPQDTYIGYLPLAHVLELTAEISCITYGCRVGYSSPQTLSDQSTKIKKGTKGDCTTLQPTLMAAVPEIMDRIYKNVMNKVQDMNYMQRTLFKMGYNYKLEQLKLGNDTPICNMLLFAKVKALLGGNLRRMLSGGAPLSPTTQHFMNVCFSISVSKGYGLTETCGAGTITQAFDHSTKRVGAPLICSEIKLRDWLEGGYTSEDKPNPRGEIMIGGPNVALGYYKNDSLNDDFLVDANGQRWFCTGDIGEIHPDGSLQIVDRKKDLVKLPAGEYVSLGKVESVLKNCPLVDNICAYANSDQSYVICFVVPNQKQLTALANKSGVEGELGELCSHPTVEKEVLKAIKEVATSSKLQRFEIPAKVFLSPEPWTPETGLVTDAFKLKRTELRKHYLSDIERMYGAK is encoded by the exons ATGGCCAAAAGCATGAAAGCCAAGTCAATCAGTGGCCATCCAGAGGGGCCGTACCGGGCGGTGGAGGCCTTGGACAGTCTAGCGCATATAGCCTTTGAGGGGAAGGACACACTGGATAAGCTGTTTGACCATACAGTGCAAAGATTTGGCAAGGCTCCGTGTCTGGGCACCCGAGACATCCTGAGTGAGGAGACTGAGACACAAACCAACGGGAAGATCTTCAAGAAG TTGGTCCTGGGCGAGTACCACTGGATGTCTTATGAGGAAGTGAATCAAACCGCGCGCTTTTTTGGCAGCGGCCTTGCGGCGATAGGTCAGCAGCCAAAGAGAACCATCGCAATCTTCTGTGAAACACGGGCTGAGTGGATGATTGCAGCTCAGGCGTGCTTCAAACATAACTTCCCCT tggtaacACTTTATGCAACGCTGGGGGAAGACGCAGTTGCCTATGGGCTGAATGAGTGTGGTGCCACACACCTTATCACAAGTGTGGAACTCATGGAGACCAAACTAAAG AGCATCTTGTCCAGTGTCCCGGCTTTGACCCATGTCATCTATGTGGACAGTAAGGATGTGAGTACTGCTGGCTACCCTGAGTCTCTTGTGATCCAAAGCATGCAGTCAGTCACAGACCTGGGAGCCATACCTGAAAACt TGAATATGGCGGTGgagccccctctcccctctgaccTGGCAATGGTGATGTACACCAGTGGCTCGACGGGCTCCCCCAAAGGAGTCATGATTGTCCATAGCAACCTCATTGCTGGTATGGCTGGCCAGTGCCAAAGAATTCCTGGTCTAGG TCCGCAGGACACATACATTGGTTATTTGCCACTGGCCCACGTCCTCGAATTGACAGCGGAAATATCCTGCATAACCTATGGCTGCCGGGTTGGGTACTCCTCCCCCCAAACCCTCTCAGACCAG TCAACGAAGATCAAAAAAGGAACCAAGGGAGACTGCACAACACTTCAGCCCACACTGATGGCAGCTGTACCG GAGATAATGGACCGGATCTATAAGAATGTGATGAATAAAGTTCAAGACATGAATTACATGCAGCGGACTCTATTCAAAATGGGATACAACTACAAACTCGAGCAGCTCAAATTGGGCAACGATACTCCCATTTGCAACAT GCTTTTGTTTGCGAAAGTGAAGGCTTTACTGGGGGGGAACCTAAGGAGGATGCTGTCAGGCGGTGCACCCCTGTCCCCAACCACCCAGCACTTCATGAACGTGTGCTTCTCCATTTCTGTGAGCAAGGGCTATGGCCTCACGGAGACCTGTGGAGCTGGCACCATCACTCAAG cTTTTGACCACAGCACCAAAAGAGTTGGAGCTCCACTTATCTGCTCTGAGATCAAATTACGAGACTGGTTAGAGG GTGGCTACACCAGTGAGGATAAGCCTAATCCCCGTGGCGAGATCATGATTGGTGGGCCTAATGTGGCTTTGGGCTACTATAAGAATGATAGTCTGAATGACGATTTCTTGGTGGATGCCAATGGCCAGCGGTGGTTCTGCACAGGAGATATTGGAGAGATTCACCCAGACGGTAGTTTACAGATTGTGG ACCGTAAGAAGGACTTAGTGAAGCTGCCGGCAGGGGAGTATGTCTCTCTGGGAAAGGTGGAATCTGTACTGAAAAACTGCCCCCTTGTTGACAACATCTGTGCCTATGCCAACAG TGACCAGAGCTACGTGATCTGCTTTGTGGTACCAAACCAGAAGCAGCTGACAGCATTGGCAAACAAGAGTGGAGTAGAGGGAGAGTTGGGTGAGCTCTGCAGCCATCCTACGGTGGAGAAAGAGGTTCTGAAGGCCATCAAGGAAGTTGCAACGTCCA GTAAACTGCAGCGGTTTGAGATTCCAGCGAAAGTGTTTCTGAGCCCAGAGCCCTGGACACCAGAGACGGGGTTGGTCACGGATGCATTCAAACTGAAAAGGACGGAGCTGAGGAAGCACTACTTGTCAGACATTGAGAGAATGTATGGAGCAAAGTAG